The Flavobacterium sp. 1 genome contains the following window.
ATTGACTTTAAAACTATTCCTTTTTGTTTGGAAACAGAGTTTGAAAATGATTATGAATTGCTGGAAAAAACAGCATCTGCTATTTCTGACAGTATTCATAAAATTGATTACCATCAACGAAAAGCATTGCATGTAGCTGCCGTTTTTGTGAATAATTTCACGAATTATCTGTACCAATTAGGAAACGATATTTGTCACGAAAACCATGTCTCATTTGACATTTTAAAACCTTTGATTCTTGAAACTGCCGAAAAATTATTGACGCTTTCACCAAAAGATGCACAAACAGGTCCAGCAAAGCGCAATGATATTTCGACTATCGAAGCTCATGAATCTTTTTTATCCAATGAAAATCAATCAACAATTTATAAAATACTAACACAATCTATACAAAATCATGGCAAAAAGCTATAAAGAAATAATGAATGATATTACTGCGTTTATCTTTGACGTAGATGGCGTACTTACTGACGGTTCGGTATTTGTTTCTAATGAAGGAGAGATGCTGAGAACAATGAATATACGCGATGGTTACGCATTGAAAGCAGCTGTAGAGAGTGGTTATCATGTATGCATTATTTCGGGCGGAAGCAATGAGGGTGTTAGAGTAAGATTACGAAATTTAGGAATTACCGATATTCATCTAGGAACTCCAGATAAAGTAGAAACATTCAAAGAATACACAGATGTTTACAGTATAAATCCTGAACAAGTTTTGTATATGGGAGACGATATTCCAGATTATCACGTTATGAAATTAGTAGGTTTGCCTGCTTGCCCTCAAGATGCAAGTCCCGAAATTAAAACAATTTCAGGTTATATTTCGCATAAAAATGGCGGTAAAGGCGCTGTTCGCGATGTGATTGAACAAGTGATGAAAGTACAAGGAAAATGGACAACACACTTTAACGGAAAACTCGATTAAAAAACCTATAAATTATATTTTCTACCTAACCCAACCAACCAATTTCTGATTACTTAAAATGAAATACCTAAAATTAATACGTTTCCGAAATCTACTGATGATTGCTTTAATGCAGTTGCTTATCAGATACGGTTTTTTAAATTATCAAAGTATCCCTTTGGCTCTTAACGATTGGCAATACCTATTATTAGTATTTGCAACGGTAATGATTACTGCTGGAGGCTACGTGATTAATAATATTATGGATCAGGCAACTGACAATTACAACAAACCTAAAAAAGTTGTTGTAGGCAAAAGCATATCCGAAGTTAATGCCTATAATATTTATTTTTTTGTAACTGTACTGGGTGTTGGTACTGGTTTTTATTTATCGAACGTGATTGCAAAACCAGGGTTTGCCGCTATATTTATTATCATTTCGGCTACATTATATCTTTATGCGACAAACTTAAAACAGATGTTGCTTATCGGGAATTTTGTTGTTGCTTTTTTACTTTCTTTTAGTGTCATTATTATTGGACTTTTCGATCTTTTGCCAGTCATCAATCCAGAAAACAAAATCGTTATGCGTGATTTGTTTTCGATACTTTTAGATTATGCACTATTTGCTTTTGTCATTAATTTTATCAGAGAAATTGTAAAAGATATGGAAGATATTAGTGGCGATTACAAGCAAGGAATGAATACCTTACCTATCATTTTGGGATTAAAACGTACATCAAAAGTAATCTTTGTTTTAAGTTTGATTCCTCTGATTATGATTGGATATTACATCAAAAATTATTTTTTACCCAATGATTTGCATTTAGCAACACTATATGCTTTGGCATGCATAATCTCTCCATTAATCTATTTTACGATAAAAATAGATCATGCAAAAAAGAAGAAAGATTTTCATCAGCTAAGCACTATTTTAAAACTGATTATTTTATTCGGTCTGTTTTCTATTGTTGTTGTCACTTATAATATTCTTCACCATCACCATGCTTAAAGAAAAACTAAAAAACTATAAACTCATTTTAGCTTCTGGTTCTCCAAGAAGACAGCAATTTTTTAAAGATTTAGATTTAGATTTTGAAATTAGGCTGAAAGAAATTGAAGAAATTTTTCCGCCCGAATTAAAAGCAGCAGAAATCACTGATTACCTTGCACTCCTGAAGGCCAACGCTTTTGAAGACGAATTACAGCAAAATGATATATTAATAACGAGCGACACTATTGTTTGGCATAAAAATTGTGCTGTAGGTAAACCAAAGGATCATCAAGACGCTTTTGAAATATTAAAATCATTATCGGATAACACCCACGAAGTCATAACGTCAGTCTGTTTTAAAACAAAAACATCTTTTCATACGTTACATGAGACAACAAAGGTTACCTTTAATGCGTTAAGTGACAAAGCGATTCTTTATTATTTAGAAAATTATAAACCTTATGACAAAGCAGGAGCCTATGGAATACAAGAATGGATTGGTTTTATTGGAGTCTCAAAAGTGGAAGGATCCTATGCTAATGTAATGGGAATGCCCACGGATAAAGTATACGAATATTTAAATAATTTGTAAAAAAACCGAAAAAACAAATGATTTTTTTTGATCAATATCTAAAAGAACAGATCAGCACAGGGATTTTGCTGTTGGTAGTCATTTTGCTACGTACGCTTGTTTCTAAATTAGTCAGACGATATGCAAAGACAAGCCATATTATTGAAAGAAGAACAAATTTGGTTATCAAATGCATAAATATACTCATTACGATATTAGCCATAATTACCTTTATATTAATTTGGGGAGTCAAACCAGAAGATATTTTCATTACAATTTCGTCTGTAGCCACGGTAATAGGAGTAGCAATGTTTGCGCAATGGTCTATTTTAAGTAATATTACTTCGGGAATTATTTTGTTTTTTTCGTTCCCTTTCAAGATTGGCGATGTTATTTTAATTCACGATAAAGATTATCTGGTAGAAGGCGAAATTGAAGATATTGGCGCATTTCATGTAACGATACGTTCAAAAGAAGGCGAAATTGTTATCTATCCCAATAACTTATTCTTTCAAAAAGGGATTTCAATTATTAAAGAACCATTAAATACAAATAGTGAATTTGTTGATTAACTAACTTCTGATTATTTCTAATTTATTAACCCAACACAAATTTAAATATTATGAAAACAATCAAATTAATTATTATAGCAATCCTGTTTTTTGCGGGAAGCTCAACACAAGCACAAGTTTCTGTTGATGTGAACATAGGTACCCCAAACGTAAATGTGCATGTAGGCACACCTCCGGTTTGGGGACCTGTTGGTTATGACGAAGTAGAATATTACTATTTGCCTGATATTCAAGTTTACTATGACATTAGATTAGCACAGTATATTTATTTTGGAAATGGAAGATGGATTCGTTCCAGATATTTACCTAGCTACTGCAGAAACTATGACTTATACCGTGGCTACAAAGTAGTTTTAACTGATTACCATGGCCATTCCCCTTATACTTATTTCAATTCCCACAAAGTGAAGTATTACAAAGGCTATAAAGGAAAACCTCAAAAAAACAGAAGAGATTATTATGATCATCATGATAATGGAAACCATGGTAATGATAACCAAGGAAATCAAGGAAATGATCATCATGATAATGGTAATCACGGTAAACATGAAGGAAAAGGAAATAATGGAAAAGGGAAACATTAATTCCAGCTTTACATAACAACAATAAAAATAGCACTATAATTCAGTGCTATTTTTGTTATATATAATACAAATAAAATAATCAACCTCAGATTAAAACAGTAAAACCATCATTTAAAACATTCTCCCAGCCATTCAAAAATAGTTTTAAATACCAGATTCCGAACTGGCATTTTTGATAAAACCAAATCATGAATAGCCCCTTTAAAACCAATAACTTCTTTGCATGGAGATTCAATTAATTTTGACTTTTCAATAATATCGTTCACACTCAAAATAGCGTCGCCATCAAACATATCTTCACTCCATTTCGAAGGATAAACAGAACGTGAGGAATGCAATATCAGAATTGGTTTAGGCACATAAATTCCTTTTGCTATCTGCAAATGTCCCTCGTGTACCGCATTTATCCATCCTGCATTTATGGATGGAGCAATATGAGGTTTCCACAGCAAATTGTAATTCCACTCACCATAATCGTTTTTATGCAGACTTTTACCATAAAACTTCGAAAAACCAATTGGCAAAGCCAGATTGGGACTCAATCGTCCTAATAATGAAAGCACAGGAATAACAGTTTTCTTTTGGATCCAAGGCACATTAAAATCATAAAAAGGGCTATTACAGATTAGAACATCAAAAAGATCAGTTTCCTTTCGGTCAGCAGTATATAAAGTGATAATGAGACCTCCGGTAGAATGCCCATAAAGCACTGCCTCGGAATTGCCTTCAGCTCTAATTATACGCAGTGCCTGGTCAATATCTTCATAATACTCAGACAAATGTCTTACATTATTAGGCTTCTGATTCCGTAAAATTGACCGTCCATATTTTCTTAAATCCAAAGCATAAAAATGATAACCATTCTTCAAAAATTCTTCTGCCAATATTTCCTGAAAAAAATAATCATTAAAACCATGAATACATAAAACAGCTTTATCCGATTGTGATGTTCCTCTTTTCCTTATTAATGTAGCAGCAACTTTACCCTCATAATCATCAGGCTGAAAAATAGTCGTTTGTTCAAAACCATGCTTCAAAGTATCTTCCGTGTAGTGTATATTCATTTTGAGGGCAGATTAATTATAGATTTAAGAGGAAATTTAAAATTATTTCTGAAAAAGACAATTCACAGCATTCTCAAATTTAGCATTCTAATTTTAATTAATTAACATAATTAGCGTTATTTTTCATCAATTTTAAGAAATATTAAGCGATTATTTTCAAAAAACAACCTTACAAAACAGTAAACATTAACATAACTTTTGGAATTGCACGCAAATATTCCCATTATTTAATTAGTATTTTTGAAGTTGAACTAATCTATTTTGTTTAAAAAATAATAAACCTATTATATGCGAAAGCTTTTTTTAAAATCATTTTTGCTTTTTTTTCTTTCTATACAAATAACAAATGCCCAAAAACCACAAAAACCAAGTTCAGCCGAAATATACAATCAAATTCAGAAGCTCAATTTTCTAGGCACTGTCCTTTATATAGCCGCACATCCCGATGACGAAAATACCCGTTTAATATCCTATCTAGCTAATGATATTCATGCCACAACCGGCTATTTGTCACTAACGAGAGGAGATGGCGGGCAAAATTTAATAGGTCCGCAACTGAGAGAATTACTGGGAGTTATCCGAACACAAGAGCTTTTGGAAGCTAGAAAAATCGATGGAGGCGAGCAGTTTTTTTCCAGAGCCAATGACTTTGGCTATTCCAAAAATCCTGAAGAGACACTGCAAATTTGGGACAAAGAAAAAGTGCTTGCCGACCTTGTTTGGACAATCAGAAAATTCCAACCCGATGTAATCATCAACCGTTTTGACCACCGATCGCCCGGAACCACTCACGGTCATCATACTGCATCGGCAATGCTGAGCGTAGAAGGCTTTGATTTGGCTAATAATCCGGCCTCTTTTCCGGAACAGCTGCAGCTTGTAAAACCTTGGCAGCCCAAACGCGTTTTTTTCAATACTTCATGGTGGTTTTATGGAAGCAAGGAAAAATTTGAATCGGCCGACAAAACCAATTTAGTTTCAGTTTCCACAGGAATTTATTACCCTACTTTAGGAAAATCCAATCAGGAAATTGCGGCTTTAAGCCGCAGCAGTCATAAATCACAAGGATTTGGAAGCACGGGATCCCGCGGAGAAGACACTGAATACTTGGAGTTTTTAAAAGGAGAACCCTTAAAAGAAAAATCATCACTTTTTGATGGAATAGACACGAGCTGGAACCGTGTAAAAGGCGGAAAACCAATTGGTGAATTAATCACAGTTATTGCCAATCAATACGATTTTAAAAACCCATCGGCCAGTATTCCAAATTTAGTGAAAGCTTACACGATGATTCAGGCATTAGATGAAAACCATTGGAAAGCGCTAAAATCAGAAGAAATAAAAAAAATAATTACTGCTTGTTCCGGTTTGTATCTGGAAGCAGTTTCTACATCACAAGAAGCAACACCTGGAAGCATTGTAAAACTTAACTTAGAAGCCATCAACCGAAGTGCTGTTCCAATGCAACTGGTAAGTGTTACAGCTTTACCCGAGCAAAAAACTACGGTTTTAAACACTGATCTAAAAAACAATTCAGTACAAAACAGCACAATCGATTTACAGTTGCCACAATCCTTAAACTATACGCAGCCATATTGGCTAAAAGAAAAAGGCACAGTGGGACTTTACACGGTATCCGATCAAAAAAACATTGGAATTCCTGATATAATTCGGGAGACTAAAGTTGTTTTCAATGTAAAAATTGATGGGACAGAAATCCCATTCGAAAGAACAGTGGTTTACAAATACAACGATGATGTAAAAGGAGAAATGTATAATTTTTTAGATATTGTTCCAATTGTGACTACTGCAATTCAAGATAAAGTATTGCTTTTTCCCAATACCAAACCAAAATATGTAGGCATCACCATAAAAGCCGGAAAAAATGATATAAAGGGAAATTTAAAACTGGACTTGCCTACAGACTGGAAAATTTCACCAGCATCTATTCCTTTTCAATTAGACAAAAAAGGAATGGAACAAACCGTTTATTTTGAAGTTACACCTCCTGCGCAAATGAGCGAAATTATTGGAAAAAGCATAGCAACTATTGATGGCATTCCATACGATAAAGAGCAAATCAACATCAATTATGACCATATTACAAAACAGCAGGTTTTAAAAACTTCTGAGGTAAAATGCATTCGGGTGGATTTGAAAACGAATGAAGAAAAAATCGCCTATATCATGGGAGCGGGTGATGAAGTACCTAAGAGTTTGACACAAATGGGATATAAAGTAACACTCGTAAAACCAGAAGAAATAACTCCTGAAAAGCTTGACTCTTTTGATGTTGTCATGACTGGAGTGCGCGCTTATAATACAGTTCAAGCATTGGCAAACAAACAAGATATTTTATTTGATTTTGTAAAAAGCGGTAAAACAATGATTGTCCAATACAATACTACCGATGATTTGGTAACCTCAAATATTGCTCCTTATCCGCTGAAAGTTTCGAGAGACAGAGTTACAGAGGAAAATGCTGAAGTCCGTTTTCTGGCACCTAATCATCCTGCACTGCATTACCCTAATGTGATTACGCAAAATGATTTTAAAGGCTGGAAGCAGGAACAGGGATTGTATTATCCCAAAGAATTTGACAAAGCCTTTACTCCTATCCTATCGTCGAATGACAAAGGAGAAAGTCCAAAAGACGGTGCACTGCTGATTGCTCCTTACGGAAAAGGAAATTATATTTATACAGGATTGAGCCTTTTTAGAGAATTGCCGGAAGGGGTCCCTGGAGCTTATAAATTATTATCCAACCTTATTTCGATTAAGCCTTCGGTAACTATTCCTAATCAAAAAATAAAACAATAACATGGATCCAAACAACCCAAAAATTTGGTCAAAAAGCTACACACTCGTTCTGATAGCTAATGCCCTGTTTATCATTATTTTCTATTTAATTATGAAATTATACTCTTAAGCTATGCAATTATTTGACTGGATTGTACTGATAATAACACTATTGTTTATTGTAATTTATGGCGCTTGGAAAACTCGGGGCAGCAAAAATGTTGAAGACTATATTCTGGGCAACAATGAAACACCTTGGTTTACAGTTGGTCTTTCGGTGATGGCTACACAAGCGAGTGCCATTACTTTTCTATCAACACCTGGTCAGGCTTACCATGACGGAATGGGATTTGTACAGTTCTATTTTGGGCTTCCTATTGCGATGGTCGTAATCTGCGTAACTTTTATTCCTATTTATCACAAGTACAAAGTCTATACTGCTTATGAATATTTAGAAAAAAGATTTGATCTTAAAACCCGCTCATTAGCTGCTATTTTATTTTTGGTTCAAAGAGGTTTAGGAACTGGAATTACTATTTATGCTCCTTCTATCATTTTATCGGCATTATTAGGATGGGATCTTACGTATATGAATATCATTATTGGTATTTTGGTCATTATTTATACTTTTTCGGGTGGAACCAAAGCTGTAAACGTTACTCAAAAACAACAAATGTTTGTGATTTTGTCTGGAATGGTAATTACATTTTTTCTTATTCTAGATTATCTGCCCAATGATATGACCTTTGACAACGCCTTGCATATTGCCGGTGCCAATCAAAAAATGAATATCGTAGATTTCTCCTTTGACTTGGATGAAAAATATACTTTTTGGAGTGGAATCACAGGTGGTTTCTTTTTGGCATTAGCTTATTTTGGAACTGATCAATCACAAGTAGGCCGTTATTTAT
Protein-coding sequences here:
- a CDS encoding Rossmann-like and DUF2520 domain-containing protein, producing the protein MIKITIIGSGNVAQHLIDAFMKNKAIEIIQVFSRTQKQITPNLDSGKIINDWNALAEADLYIIAVSDDAIADVSSQLPFENRLVVHTSGSAPLTSLDNKNRKGVFYPLQTFTKGKEIDFKTIPFCLETEFENDYELLEKTASAISDSIHKIDYHQRKALHVAAVFVNNFTNYLYQLGNDICHENHVSFDILKPLILETAEKLLTLSPKDAQTGPAKRNDISTIEAHESFLSNENQSTIYKILTQSIQNHGKKL
- a CDS encoding HAD family hydrolase yields the protein MAKSYKEIMNDITAFIFDVDGVLTDGSVFVSNEGEMLRTMNIRDGYALKAAVESGYHVCIISGGSNEGVRVRLRNLGITDIHLGTPDKVETFKEYTDVYSINPEQVLYMGDDIPDYHVMKLVGLPACPQDASPEIKTISGYISHKNGGKGAVRDVIEQVMKVQGKWTTHFNGKLD
- a CDS encoding geranylgeranylglycerol-phosphate geranylgeranyltransferase, which gives rise to MKYLKLIRFRNLLMIALMQLLIRYGFLNYQSIPLALNDWQYLLLVFATVMITAGGYVINNIMDQATDNYNKPKKVVVGKSISEVNAYNIYFFVTVLGVGTGFYLSNVIAKPGFAAIFIIISATLYLYATNLKQMLLIGNFVVAFLLSFSVIIIGLFDLLPVINPENKIVMRDLFSILLDYALFAFVINFIREIVKDMEDISGDYKQGMNTLPIILGLKRTSKVIFVLSLIPLIMIGYYIKNYFLPNDLHLATLYALACIISPLIYFTIKIDHAKKKKDFHQLSTILKLIILFGLFSIVVVTYNILHHHHA
- a CDS encoding Maf-like protein, which codes for MLKEKLKNYKLILASGSPRRQQFFKDLDLDFEIRLKEIEEIFPPELKAAEITDYLALLKANAFEDELQQNDILITSDTIVWHKNCAVGKPKDHQDAFEILKSLSDNTHEVITSVCFKTKTSFHTLHETTKVTFNALSDKAILYYLENYKPYDKAGAYGIQEWIGFIGVSKVEGSYANVMGMPTDKVYEYLNNL
- a CDS encoding mechanosensitive ion channel domain-containing protein, with amino-acid sequence MIFFDQYLKEQISTGILLLVVILLRTLVSKLVRRYAKTSHIIERRTNLVIKCINILITILAIITFILIWGVKPEDIFITISSVATVIGVAMFAQWSILSNITSGIILFFSFPFKIGDVILIHDKDYLVEGEIEDIGAFHVTIRSKEGEIVIYPNNLFFQKGISIIKEPLNTNSEFVD
- a CDS encoding alpha/beta hydrolase; the protein is MNIHYTEDTLKHGFEQTTIFQPDDYEGKVAATLIRKRGTSQSDKAVLCIHGFNDYFFQEILAEEFLKNGYHFYALDLRKYGRSILRNQKPNNVRHLSEYYEDIDQALRIIRAEGNSEAVLYGHSTGGLIITLYTADRKETDLFDVLICNSPFYDFNVPWIQKKTVIPVLSLLGRLSPNLALPIGFSKFYGKSLHKNDYGEWNYNLLWKPHIAPSINAGWINAVHEGHLQIAKGIYVPKPILILHSSRSVYPSKWSEDMFDGDAILSVNDIIEKSKLIESPCKEVIGFKGAIHDLVLSKMPVRNLVFKTIFEWLGECFK
- a CDS encoding PIG-L family deacetylase, yielding MRKLFLKSFLLFFLSIQITNAQKPQKPSSAEIYNQIQKLNFLGTVLYIAAHPDDENTRLISYLANDIHATTGYLSLTRGDGGQNLIGPQLRELLGVIRTQELLEARKIDGGEQFFSRANDFGYSKNPEETLQIWDKEKVLADLVWTIRKFQPDVIINRFDHRSPGTTHGHHTASAMLSVEGFDLANNPASFPEQLQLVKPWQPKRVFFNTSWWFYGSKEKFESADKTNLVSVSTGIYYPTLGKSNQEIAALSRSSHKSQGFGSTGSRGEDTEYLEFLKGEPLKEKSSLFDGIDTSWNRVKGGKPIGELITVIANQYDFKNPSASIPNLVKAYTMIQALDENHWKALKSEEIKKIITACSGLYLEAVSTSQEATPGSIVKLNLEAINRSAVPMQLVSVTALPEQKTTVLNTDLKNNSVQNSTIDLQLPQSLNYTQPYWLKEKGTVGLYTVSDQKNIGIPDIIRETKVVFNVKIDGTEIPFERTVVYKYNDDVKGEMYNFLDIVPIVTTAIQDKVLLFPNTKPKYVGITIKAGKNDIKGNLKLDLPTDWKISPASIPFQLDKKGMEQTVYFEVTPPAQMSEIIGKSIATIDGIPYDKEQININYDHITKQQVLKTSEVKCIRVDLKTNEEKIAYIMGAGDEVPKSLTQMGYKVTLVKPEEITPEKLDSFDVVMTGVRAYNTVQALANKQDILFDFVKSGKTMIVQYNTTDDLVTSNIAPYPLKVSRDRVTEENAEVRFLAPNHPALHYPNVITQNDFKGWKQEQGLYYPKEFDKAFTPILSSNDKGESPKDGALLIAPYGKGNYIYTGLSLFRELPEGVPGAYKLLSNLISIKPSVTIPNQKIKQ